GGCTTTTATGTCGGTACCGGTGACCAGGATAACTACCTAAAAGTTGCCCTTGCAGCCAACGGAGGAAATGGTGGCATTGAAGTGGTATGGGAGAATGGTGGCTCTGCCACAACAACCCTTTATGGCGACAATCTTGGCGGTGGTGAGCAGATCCCTGATGACGTATTGAATGCCAGTGGATCGTTAAGTCTTTTCTTACAGGTAGATCCGGCTGCCGGCACTGCGCTGCCAGGCTATCAGGTAGACAACAACGAGCCGTTTTACATGGGTAGCCCAATCAGCCTTTCTGGTGATGTTTTGTCTGCACTCCAGAGCAATGGACAGGCGCTTGCTGTGGGTATTATAGCGACATCTGATGGTCCCGGATCACCTTTTACCGCAACATGGGACAAAGTAGATGTAACCACGATCTCCAATGGGGCATCAGCTCTTGTTGAAATTGCCACGCCGGAAGACATAGATGCTAGCACAGTTGCCGGTGGCAGCATCAGTGTTGAGAATACCTCGACGAACGGCCAGAAAATTACCAATGTAACCTTTGATCTTAGCACAAGTATCTTCCCGGATTTAGTGTTTGACCCGGATGGTTCTGCGGGTGACAATACGGGCAAAGGCTTTACGCCAGACAATGGTCAGAGCCAGACAGGCTTTGCCAATGCTTCGCTCGAATCGCCACATAACGGCACGAACGGCGAAGACGGCTACGACGCTGTTACGGCTACTTTTACTGATTTTGATCCTGGCGATTCGTTTGGCTTCTCAATTGATGTTGACCCAACAACAATCAAAGGGGCAAGCGCACCGGGACCAGGTGAGTCTGGTAGCGTATCCGGACTTGAGTTGTCTGGCGCCTCCGTTACGGTGAGCTTTGACGATGGCTCGGAGTATACAGCTGAACTGTTCCAGGTTGAGGGCAGTGTGAGTGCATCTGCCGGCTTTGCTGCAGCTGACATTCTTGGCGCGCCGGCCATTAGTGTACCCGGCGCCTCAACCCTGAAATCAAAAGTAGACGACCTCGAACAGACCATCCGCGTCAGTGGCGATATCGGACAGCAGGTGCGGCTTATGGTTGTTGAAGCGGCGCTATTCCTGTCGGGGGGGGGCTTTGATGTCGATGCTTTTGAAGCCAATACGGCGCTGGCTGTGCAAGAATTTGACGAAACGATTGGCGGGAGCGGCTTTATAGACTTTAATGTTACGCTGGGCAACTCGCAGGCAGAAGGAGGCATCAACTACGCAGCCGCTGTGTTTGAAGACGCAGATGGCCGATCAGGAGATGTTTCTGATGTTGTGGTACTCGATTACGACCCGGACGGCGTTGCAACAACCATTGTTCGTATTAACGCGGGTGGCCCAACGGTATCGGTTAATGGCGTGAGCTGGGATGCTGACCAATTCTTTGTTGGTGGCGGTACATTTTCCAATACAACGGAAATTGCTGGTACTGACTCAGATCAGATTTACCAGACAGAGCGTTTTGATGCCGGCATGAGCGGCTTGTCGTACAACATCCCGGTACCGGGTGACGGCAACTACAATGTGACGCTGCATTTTGCTGAGATCTTCTTCGGCGCACCCGGTGGAGGCGCTGAGCTTGGCGGGCCTGACAAACGCGTATTCAGTATTGATATTGAAGGCGGGCAGGCATCCATTACAGACCTTGATATCTACGACGAAGTCGGTGCTGCAACAGCGCTGGTTTATACATTTGAAGACATCAATGTGACCGATGGCGCGCTAGAGATTGCGATGACATCCAGTGTGCGGGAAGGCAAGTTTTCTGGCATTGAGGTGTCAACACTCGGCGACCCGAGCCCGATAACTGCTTCGCCAAATCCGATTAACTTCTATGTTGCAGAAGTTGGCGGCACCGCAAACGACCGCACCATTACCATTGAAAATAGTGGAGGAGACGATATCACGGTAACAGGTGTTTCGTACTCCGGATCGGGGGCTGCAGACTTTACGAATGCGTTTACTTCTGCATTCAACATTGTTGGCGGCGGATCGAGCGAACTGGACATTGGATTTGCACCAACTTCAGCCGGCGCAAAATCTGCCCAACTCGAAATTGCTTTCACGGGCGGGTCTGGGTCACCAGCTAAGCTCACTGTAAATGGCGTTGGGCAGGCCGTCTCAAACGGTGAAGTGCTCTATCGCGTGAATACTGGCGGAGAAGCGCTGGCTTCACTTGACGGCAAACGCGTTTGGGCCGAAGACCAGACACCGTTCTCTGCCAATGCGCTTGGGCAGGCCAAAGTGGGTGCGCCATCACCGTTTGTGAACTCTCTTGGCGCCGGCGACCATACCTTTGGTACCCTGGATGATGTGACCCTTGACGGCACCGTGCCTGGCAGCGTACCGCCTGAGGTATTCAAAACAGAGCGTTGGGATCCGGCTACGGAGCCAAATCAGCAGTGGAGTTTCCCTGTGCCTTCCGGCACCATGGTCGAAATTCGGGTATTTCTGGCAGAAATCTTCCTGACAGACGATAACAATGGGACCGATGGCCCCCGCATTTTTGATATCTCGGTAGATGGTGTCGTGCCGGCCGTATTTGATAATATCGACGCCTTTGCAGAAGTAGGGCACGATGTGGGTATCATGAAGTCGTTCACAACAACCAGTGATGGTGTTGTTGATCTGGAGATTTTCAAAGATGGCGGCGAAAACTTTGCCGCAGTAAAAGCCATCGAAATTATTGATCCGACCCTTGTCAGTAACGAAGGAGAAGATACTGTTATACCAAGTGCCTTCCGGCTTATTGGCAACTATCCAAATCCATTTAATCCGACAACCAACGTGATATTTGAAGTGCCACAGCCGGCGCTGGTATCCGTTGAGGTATACGACGTAATGGGGCGTCAGGTACTCGAAATTCCAGCCCAGGGCTTTGCGCCAGGTGCCGGACAGCTCACACTGGACGCCAGTAGCCTGAGTTCGGGTATTTATCTTTATCGCGTGGTTGCCGAAATGAGCACTGAGACCCAGGTTAAAACGGGTCGAATGACTTTTGTGAAGTAATTAATTGAGTAATACAGTGATGTAGCACTTCCGTTTGATTCTGTAGCCCGGATTAAATCCTCTGGCTCAGGGCCAAACGGAGGTGTTGCGGCGCTTCATATAGTTTGTAGTAGTATGATGGATGATCAGAGCGCTTCGACAGATACAAAAACAATTCCCCCAGATCACATTTTACCCCAAGGATTAACCGATATCAGCCTGGAAGCAGACGCTTCATTGCAGCGCATGATATCCTGGCTCACAGCGGCACCTGTTCGGAATTTAACTGCCGGCAGAAAAGATTATGGCTCCTTCAGCCACGGTGTGCACGATAAAACGGGCCACAGCCCCGGCCAATACACTGAAATAACAGGCTATGGCGTGAGCGTTTTTGCGCACTTGTTTCGCTGGCGTGAAGACGAGAAATTCCTGCAAGGCGCTATCGAAGCAGCAGATTTTCTGCTTTCGATTCAACTTGATTCAGGGGCCTATCCGCACTGTCCTGACCCGTTACAGTCTTGTGCAAACGGAGAGCAGTATACGTTTGACACGTCTATGTGTACGATGGGCATCATGGATCTGTACCATGTGCACAAAGAGCAGAAATACCTGGATAGCGCAATTCGTGCCGGGGACTGGCTGCTTTCCATGCAGCGGGAAGATGGTGGATTTCTCGCCAAAGCCACAGCGCAGGCAGGCAACCTCAATACTGGCAATTTCTTTGGGGATGGGAGCTGTATCCATGTCAAAAATGCCATGGCGTTGCTGAAACTGGCAGAATATGCGAAAGCGCCACGGTTTGCTGAAGGCGCGCGCAAAGTATGCGACTACGTACTTGGATTGCAGCGCGAAGATGGGATGTTTTGGTCGATGCCGAGCAAAAATTTCGTTTTTACCCACGCACATTGTTATGCCTGTGAAGGATTTATTTCAGCGGGTGCTTACCTGGGCGAGGAACGATACACGGAAGCAGCCCTTCGGGGCGTGGCCTGGTTACAGCAGGTACAGAACGAAGACGGATCCGTTTACCAGGTCTACGAAGACAGCCGAAAGCTAAAAAGACGCGCCCGTCAATCGGTACATGCGTTCAAAGCGGCTGACGCAACATCACAGTCCGCACGCCTCTTTGCCCTCGCCGGCAGCGGATACACACCGAACTACAAAAAAGCCATTGCTTTCGTAAAAGAAGAGATGCAAAGCGAAAGCGGTGGCCTGCATTATATAAAAGGTAGATTTCGGACCGATTACATGATGTATACGTGGCCAACAATGTTTGCCATTCAAGCGATAGAATTTGCACATCGACCAATTTCAGCCAGAGACCTATTCTAGGGATCGATATAAATTTATATGAAAGATAAAGCAAAGGTGGTTGTCATTTTTGGCACCCGCCCAGAGGCGATAAAAATGGCGCCTCTCGTGAAGGAGTTACAGAAGCACCCGGATACTTTTGAAGCAATTGCCTGCTCTACAGGCCAGCATCGCGACATGCTGAAGCAGGTACTCGACGTATTTGAGATTGAGCCCACACACGAACTCGATGTGATGGTGCCCAACCAGACACTGGCCGGCCTGACCTCTCGTCTCATCCAGCGCCTCGATACCTTGTTTGGCGAAATTAAGCCCGACTGTGTGCTGGTGCATGGTGATACAACGACAGCAATGGCGAGCGCACTCGCAGCGTACTACCATAAAATTCCGATTGGCCACGTTGAAGCCGGGCTACGTACCTA
Above is a window of Bacteroidota bacterium DNA encoding:
- a CDS encoding malectin domain-containing carbohydrate-binding protein, with product MVSNRLPSVQVWTFFTVLSILLTALPTNSQAQVSHVPKPQLNQNAARNALDTRQVYNPAGANNPVSFDASALEGENLVLPTTLDFGPDGRLYVAQLNGLISAYTIVKNGPNDYEITDTEPIRVLKENIDNHDDDGPLNTTTITQSGFPLDLAVTRQITGILLTGTPSNPIIYATSSDPRHGGGDLNGIDDSGLDTNSGVISRLTWDGSAWNKVDLVRGLPRSEENHSVNGIRLDEANNMMYVAVGGLTNGGAPSNNFTRITEYAMAAAILSVDLGAIEALPLQGSGNESYYYDMPTVDDPTRDNVNGITDPSDPGYTGEDIGDPFGGNNGLNQSKLVAGGPVQLHATGLRNPYDLVIMETAPYTGNMYTIDNGANPGWGGHPIGEGSYPGASAGLCTNDYDPAEPGSTGPGPNDGQVNNLNGMHFIRELEAGRPYYGGHPTPIRGNPAGAGLYTYFDGAGTFRTSTAGPNPLPADWPPIPVSEGYPAECDFRNSGEDDGSMVDYVPSTNGMAEYTASNFDGEIQGAIISAGFSGEIYIAKLNAAGDAVTNGVEELFSNFGVNPLDVIAQGDDDPFPGTIWAVTYGSWSVTVFEPVEGVVCNGGPGAQDDDGDGYSNDDEIANGTNECSAADKPSDADGDLISDLSDADDDNDGTDDVDDAFAIDAANGIGNTLPIKYDLFNEDPATGFFGLGFNGLMTNGSSDYLDQFDTANGIFGGTAGLLTFPSVTDGNALAGSNDQDNALQFGVDVSSATAPFEVEVLIKPPFFSATTPQDGQSQGFYVGTGDQDNYLKVALAANGGNGGIEVVWENGGSATTTLYGDNLGGGEQIPDDVLNASGSLSLFLQVDPAAGTALPGYQVDNNEPFYMGSPISLSGDVLSALQSNGQALAVGIIATSDGPGSPFTATWDKVDVTTISNGASALVEIATPEDIDASTVAGGSISVENTSTNGQKITNVTFDLSTSIFPDLVFDPDGSAGDNTGKGFTPDNGQSQTGFANASLESPHNGTNGEDGYDAVTATFTDFDPGDSFGFSIDVDPTTIKGASAPGPGESGSVSGLELSGASVTVSFDDGSEYTAELFQVEGSVSASAGFAAADILGAPAISVPGASTLKSKVDDLEQTIRVSGDIGQQVRLMVVEAALFLSGGGFDVDAFEANTALAVQEFDETIGGSGFIDFNVTLGNSQAEGGINYAAAVFEDADGRSGDVSDVVVLDYDPDGVATTIVRINAGGPTVSVNGVSWDADQFFVGGGTFSNTTEIAGTDSDQIYQTERFDAGMSGLSYNIPVPGDGNYNVTLHFAEIFFGAPGGGAELGGPDKRVFSIDIEGGQASITDLDIYDEVGAATALVYTFEDINVTDGALEIAMTSSVREGKFSGIEVSTLGDPSPITASPNPINFYVAEVGGTANDRTITIENSGGDDITVTGVSYSGSGAADFTNAFTSAFNIVGGGSSELDIGFAPTSAGAKSAQLEIAFTGGSGSPAKLTVNGVGQAVSNGEVLYRVNTGGEALASLDGKRVWAEDQTPFSANALGQAKVGAPSPFVNSLGAGDHTFGTLDDVTLDGTVPGSVPPEVFKTERWDPATEPNQQWSFPVPSGTMVEIRVFLAEIFLTDDNNGTDGPRIFDISVDGVVPAVFDNIDAFAEVGHDVGIMKSFTTTSDGVVDLEIFKDGGENFAAVKAIEIIDPTLVSNEGEDTVIPSAFRLIGNYPNPFNPTTNVIFEVPQPALVSVEVYDVMGRQVLEIPAQGFAPGAGQLTLDASSLSSGIYLYRVVAEMSTETQVKTGRMTFVK
- a CDS encoding prenyltransferase/squalene oxidase repeat-containing protein; translated protein: MMDDQSASTDTKTIPPDHILPQGLTDISLEADASLQRMISWLTAAPVRNLTAGRKDYGSFSHGVHDKTGHSPGQYTEITGYGVSVFAHLFRWREDEKFLQGAIEAADFLLSIQLDSGAYPHCPDPLQSCANGEQYTFDTSMCTMGIMDLYHVHKEQKYLDSAIRAGDWLLSMQREDGGFLAKATAQAGNLNTGNFFGDGSCIHVKNAMALLKLAEYAKAPRFAEGARKVCDYVLGLQREDGMFWSMPSKNFVFTHAHCYACEGFISAGAYLGEERYTEAALRGVAWLQQVQNEDGSVYQVYEDSRKLKRRARQSVHAFKAADATSQSARLFALAGSGYTPNYKKAIAFVKEEMQSESGGLHYIKGRFRTDYMMYTWPTMFAIQAIEFAHRPISARDLF